The DNA region GGACGACGACAGGGGCCGCAGGTGCTGGGAAGCACCTGCGGCCCCTCTGTCTTCGATCCGTGGCTCGATCCGTGGCTGCTCTGTGCGGACGGGCGGTTCAGCCGGCGTTCAGCGCCTCGAACGCGGCGACGGCCCGCTCGGCGGGGGAGAGGTCGCGCAGCGACGCCACGGTCTCTGCATCGAGCTCCGCCTCGACCCACTCGGTCAGGCGCACCAGGCTCGGCTCCAGGGCGCCGACCCCGGGGGCGACCCGGCCCGGCCAGACCTGGCCGGTGCTGCCGTCGACGGTGATCTCCCGACCGGCCAGCCGGTCGAGGACCCCGTCTCCGCACCCGACGATGCAGGCCCGACCGATCTCCCGGCTCACCACGGCGGCGTGGGAGGTCGCGCCGCCGTACTCGGTGACGATGGCGACCGCGGCGAGCATGCCGTGCAGATCGTCGGGGGACGTCGTCGCGCGGACCAGTACGACGTCCTCGCCGGCCTCCGCGCGCTCCTCCGCCTCGTCGGGGTCGGTCACCGCGATGCCGGTGGCGAGACCGGGACAGGCAGAGACGCCGACCGCGATCGGGTCACCCTGGCCGGGTCCGGCGCCGGCCTCCGCGACGCTGCGCACCTGCGCCAGGTCCACCCGGGACCTGGCCACGGACGGGGTCAGCACGCCCTCGTCGACCATGTCGACGGCGATCCGGACCGCCGCCAGTGGGGACCGCTTGGCCGACCGTGTCTGCAGGAGCCAGAGCCTGCCGGCCTCGACGGTGAACTCGATGTCCTGGACGTCGCCGTTGAGTCGCTCCAGTCGGCGCGCCATGTCGAGCAGCTCGGTGTGGACCGCGGGGAGACCGGACGCGAGCGCCTCGAGCGGCAGCGGCGTGACCTTGCCGGAGACGACGTCCTCGCCCTGCCCGCCGGGCAGCCACTCGCCGAACGGATCGGACGAGCCGGTGTTGGGGTTGCGGGAGAACAGCACCCCGGTGCCGGAGTCGGCGTCGAGGTTCCCGAAGACCATGGCCTGGATGGTGACCGCGGTGCCCAGGTCGTCGCCGATCCCTCGGGAGCGTCGGTACACCTGGGCCCGCGGCGACTGCCAGGAGCCGAAGACCGCCGCCACCGCGGCACGCAGCTGTGCCCAGGCGTCGTCGGGGACGACCGCGGTCGTGTCCTCGGGCGCAGCGCCGAGCACCGTCTCGCGGTACTGGTGGACGAACCGGTCTCGGGTGTCGGCGACGTAGTCGGCGTCACCGGTCTCGGCGGTGAGGGCACGCTCGGTGGTCTCGCTCAGGCCGAGGTTGAGAACGGTGTCCATCATCCCCGGCATGCTGATCGGGGCGCCGCTGCGCACCGAGACGAGGAGCGGTCGCTCCACGGACCCGAACCGACGGCCGGTCTCCTGCTCGAGGAAGGCGACGCCCTGGCGGACCTGGGCCCACACCTCGTCGGTGATCTGGCCACCTGCCTCGTAGAAGGAGCGGCAGTGCCCGGTGGTGAGGGCGACGGCCGGGGGACCGGCAGGTCCCGTGCGCGCATCGCGTTCACGCTCCACGCCTTGCCGCCCAGCGCGCTGCGGTCCAGCGTGCAGGATCCGTCGAGACGGACCACGGCGGCCGGCACACCGGGGGCGATCCTGGTCAGGGTGGCGTCCGTGCTGGCGGTCATCGATGGCTCCTCAGAGTCCGGCACCGCTGAGCATCCCGCCGTCGACGGTGAACTCGCTGCCGGTGCAGTAGGTCGACTGGTCCGAGAGCAGGTAGCTCGCCAGGGGCGAGACCTCCTCGGGCTGGCCCCAGCGGGAGATCGGCACCTTGGCGTAGATCTCGCCCTCGGGCGGCTGTCCGGGCCGTTGGGTCATCGGCGTCGCGATCCCACCGGGGTGGATGGAGTTGACCCGGATGCCCTGCGAGCCGAGCTCATGTGCGGCGGCCTTGGTGAGCCCGCGGACCCCGAACTTGCTGGCGGTGTAGGCGGAGAGGCCGGAAGCGCCGACCATGCCGTTGATCGAGGAGACGTTGACGATCGATCCTCCCTGCTCGGACATCAGCGGGGCGACGGTCTTGATGCCGAGCCAGGTGCCGGTGAGGTTGATCTCCAGCACGCGACGGAAGGCGTCCAGGTCCATCTCCGCGATCGGCTGGAACACCAGCACGCCGGCGTTGTTGACCAGGCCGTCGACCCGACCGAACTCCGCGGTCGCGGTGGACACGAAACCTGCCCAGCTCGTCGGGTCGGTGACGTCGTGGTGGACGTAGCGCGCCCGTTCGCCCAGCTCCTTGGCGAGCAGCTCACCCTCGTGGTCGAGCAGGTCGCCGATCACGACCCGGGCTCCCTCCTCGACGAAGTGACGCGCGTGCGCGGCACCCATCCCGCGGGCGCCTCCGGTGAGAAGAACCACCTTGCTCTCCAGCGTTCCCATTCCTCTTCCTCCGTGTTCGTTGATCAACGCCGGGCCGCGTCGCGGGCCGCGATGTAGCCGAAGACCATGGCCGGTCCGATGGTGGCGCCAGCACCGGCGTAGTCGTTGCCCATCACCGCGGC from Nocardioides sambongensis includes:
- a CDS encoding pyruvate, phosphate dikinase; amino-acid sequence: MERERDARTGPAGPPAVALTTGHCRSFYEAGGQITDEVWAQVRQGVAFLEQETGRRFGSVERPLLVSVRSGAPISMPGMMDTVLNLGLSETTERALTAETGDADYVADTRDRFVHQYRETVLGAAPEDTTAVVPDDAWAQLRAAVAAVFGSWQSPRAQVYRRSRGIGDDLGTAVTIQAMVFGNLDADSGTGVLFSRNPNTGSSDPFGEWLPGGQGEDVVSGKVTPLPLEALASGLPAVHTELLDMARRLERLNGDVQDIEFTVEAGRLWLLQTRSAKRSPLAAVRIAVDMVDEGVLTPSVARSRVDLAQVRSVAEAGAGPGQGDPIAVGVSACPGLATGIAVTDPDEAEERAEAGEDVVLVRATTSPDDLHGMLAAVAIVTEYGGATSHAAVVSREIGRACIVGCGDGVLDRLAGREITVDGSTGQVWPGRVAPGVGALEPSLVRLTEWVEAELDAETVASLRDLSPAERAVAAFEALNAG
- a CDS encoding glucose 1-dehydrogenase — protein: MGTLESKVVLLTGGARGMGAAHARHFVEEGARVVIGDLLDHEGELLAKELGERARYVHHDVTDPTSWAGFVSTATAEFGRVDGLVNNAGVLVFQPIAEMDLDAFRRVLEINLTGTWLGIKTVAPLMSEQGGSIVNVSSINGMVGASGLSAYTASKFGVRGLTKAAAHELGSQGIRVNSIHPGGIATPMTQRPGQPPEGEIYAKVPISRWGQPEEVSPLASYLLSDQSTYCTGSEFTVDGGMLSGAGL